The DNA sequence ATGTCGGCGGGTTCACGCCCTTTCGATGGAGGGCTCGGGCCAAGGGCCGGCGGCGCTACCCACGCCGCCGAGCCCGTCCCGCCCCCGAGAGGCCGCGTTGGGTAGATGCCGGTCAGGCCAGGAAGTCGATCACCGGAATCTCGTCCCGGTACGCCTTCCCGTCTCCGGTCAGGATCGGCGCCGCGTACACCAGGGCCGCCAGCGCCGCCGCGGCCGTGTCGATCCGGCCGAGCCGCCGCAGCCAGTACGCCAGCTCCATCCACTCGCCGGCAGCCGCCGGCAGAACCGCGCACGCGTCCAGCTCGACCAGGTCGCGGACGGCGGACCGGTCGTGGCCGTCGTCGAGGACCGCCATCGTCTCGGCCAGCACGACCGTCGGCACCCCGAACCGGACGCCGCGGTCGCCGACGACCTCGTGGAGGACTTCGGCGACGTGGATGTTGCCGTCGGCGTAGGCGAGCAGGGCGGTGCGGTCGAGGATGAGGCGAACGGGCGCGTTGTGCCGGTCGGTCACGCCGCGGGCGCCTGGCTGTGGCGGGGGCCGCCGAACTCAGCTTCGGCTGCGGCCTGGTGGCGGGCGCGCTGCTCGTCGTACCAGGACGGCGGGTAGGCGCGTTCGATGGCGTCGAGACGTTCGGCAGCCCGCCGCCGACCCTCGGGGGTGATGGGGAGGCCGCGGCCGGCGAGGGTGGCGGCGAACGCGTCGGCGCGCATCTGGGTGCGGGCGGCGCGGGCGAGGAACGCGGAGGCGTTGGGTTCTTTGTCGAGGCGGGCGGCGACGTCGGCGGGGACGCTGATGGACAGCTTCCGGACGGGCTGCACAGGCTCGGTCATACCAGGATCGTACTCCAGTGCTACCGAGCCTGTCGCCACCTTGCTCTAGCCGAGGAGGCTCAGGCGAGCCACACCAAACTGATGAAGGACATCCACTGCAACAGACCGGGCCGTATCCCGCAGCCCTTCCGCGGCAAGGTTTGCCGACATCTCTCCCGAAACCGGCTTGAATCGGGCTACGCTGCGCGTTCCTTTCAGACGTTCGACTTCCTCTATCTCATGCCCGCCAATTGACCGGTTGCCCATGGCGATAAGGGAGGTAGTTGTCGCCGCGCGATGAATGTCAGACCGGAAGGCCAACGGCGACGTCACGCCAAGGGTCCGTGCATAAGTCGAAGCAAGTGCGACAAAGTCGGCGGCGAAGCTTTCGACGGCCGCGCAGAAGACCTGCGAGTGTACCCCGGAGATAGCCGGCGGGCCGCCCCAGCCGCCTACCTCAGCGGCCAGAATCGCCGAGCCGTCGTGATGTAACTCGACATGAACGAGGGCGGACTGAACATCAAAGGCGTCATGGATGTAATGGACAACCCAACGGCGTAGGCCTACCTGCGGGTTGTAGACGCTATTGCCGAGTTCGCGAATGATTGGATATCTGCGCAGGCTGTTTGGGAGAATATCGATACTTTGGTGAAGAGCGGCTTCCAGCGCCGTAGTTACCTGATCTCGTTGGAGAGGGCCGAGGATGGAGGTCAGGGGGGTTCGGGGGCGTGCTGCGCCCACGATCCATGCAGATCGGGCCAGATCGAGGTGGTCGGTGACCTCTTCAATGAGAGTCGCCAACTGCGTGCGCTCAACGTCGCGTCGCGTGAACCGGTCGGAGTAGGAGCGTTCTAGCTCCCGTTCCCGCATCCAGTGCGTCTCGGGCCCGGACCTGAACGGCACCCCGATCCGGTTCTCGCGGCCAATGACGTGGGGAGCATCGGCGCTCTGCGGCACGGATAGGACCAGCACGGACGTGCTGCCGTCAGCGCTCGTCAGGGGTATGACGTCGAGTCCGGCCACCATCGGCTGTACCTGACCGAACGCCAGGGAGCGAAGCCGCCGCTGCTGCGTCTCGGAGGCGTCGACACCGACGATCTCGTCAGCCCGGCCCTTGCCGCGTTCCTCGGACACCCCGTAGACGATCAGGCCGCCGCGCGAGTTGGCCATCGCCGCAACGTCCTTGGCAAACTCGTCGATCTGCCCCTGGTCCTTGCCCGGAAGTGCCTTCTTCCAGTCAAGGTTTTCCTGCTCGAGAACCCCTTCGGAGACGGCCCGCTCAAGCAGTTCGTAGTCGAGATCTCGCGGGGTCTCGCCGAGTTGTTCGTGGATCGCTGACCACCTGATCGCCATCGGAGCAGGGTATCGGCGGGGTGTCTTGCGGGCGATCCGGTTATCTGTCTGCTTTGCAGACCCTGGCCGGCGACTCACGCGCGCTCGACGGCTCCGTACCGTTCGGATAGTTCGGATAGTTCGGCGTCGGCCTGGTCTTGGATCCGCTCCCACTCGGCGGCTTCTTCGGCGGTGAGTGGGGCTGGGGCGGGCCGTCCGAGGGCTGCAGCGAGACGCTGTGAGGCTGTCTGGCGGGGCTGCGCGTCGGTGGTGGCCATGGGGTCAGGGTGCCGCCGCGAACCACCACCACGCCACGGCGTCGTCAGCTGGTCGCTGCTCTGAGTGCGGCTTTCGCTGTGAAGATGACGTCGTTGATGGCTTCCTGCAGATGGCCCATCGCCGGATGGTTCCAGGGCATGTCCTGTGGAGATCCACTGGCCTCGGTCGTAGCCTCGATAACGTATTTGATGGCGTCACTGGACGCGTGCAGCGTCGTCCACGCCGTGTATAGCGACAGTGGTGCCAGTACCCGAATCTTGGCCGCAACAAGGTCTCGGTGCGGCAACTCTGGAATGTCGTCGAAGGGTCTGCTTGTGGGGTCCGAAATGTGCTGCATCCAACTTTCGAGACGTTGCGCGTGTGCAGCCGCCTCAAGGTAAACGGCGACCCGCAGGTCACGCTGCCATGCCTGGTTTGCATGCTTGGCGGTCTGGCGGGCCTGGAGCCAGGGCCCGAAGATTGCTCCAAGCAGGGCAAGGATGGAGCTGAAGAGGGCAACGACGACTGCCGCGAGCGCGATGGTGTTCGGGTTCACGGCGGCCTACCTTGGCAGACCGTGGTTGGGAGCGCTGTCGGGTTCGCGTCGGTCGTACGCCGCCCGCCGAGGCTCCTTCCTGGTTTCCGAAGAGACCCAACCGTCGTGCCGCGCGGCGTCGGGGCGGCCCGTTAGTGCTGCCACCCATGTCACCAGTGTTACGACGATGCTGCGCCCCGCTGGTCATACAGCTGAAAGGCATGCTCGATCATTCGACGGGCCGTAAATGTCACAAAAAGCAAATTCTCCACATCCGATGAGTTCTGCATGTGTTTGGTGCCAGGCGGCGCACCTGGCAACTCGACAAGCCGGTTACCCCCCAGCGTTGCCCAAGGGTCACCGTGCGCCATGCCGCTGCAGATGTTCCACACCAGCTTCACCTTCTTGTCTGGAAGCGGCGACTCCTGGTCGGCGTCCGAGACGATGTCGCTAAACGTGAGACGTCTGGCAGCATCCGCCGGAGAAAGTCCGGCCTTCAGCGCGAGGTCCCGAATCTCGTCCAGCCGCTCGTTCTTGGACCTCGGCCCGACGTACCCCATCAGTTCCTTCACCCGCTCGCTCATGTTGATGTCGACGACAGCAAGACGGAAGCGACGGATGAGCCGTGTGGACTGATCGTCGGGGGCGAGGAGCCATGCGATGCTGGCCGCATTCTCGAGGGCTCCCCGAACAAGCGTGTAGGGGGCGTAGATGTTGAGCGTTCCTGCATGAAGGGCAACGCGAAGCATGTGGATGTGGTCGATGGCGTGCCCAAACAAGGCGATTGCGGCGTAGCTGGTCGGATAGGGGTGAGTCAGCTTGTCGTCGGCAGCCAGGGGGCTGTCGGCATCGATCTTCATGTCCGGGTTCGTCGGGCTGATCCGCGCAAGCCAGGACTCGACTGGCTCCAGTATGGCCAGAAGCTTACTGAACGCGATCTCCTCATCCCTGTTCATGGGAGGGGACCGTACCGGAGACGAGGCATCCTGGGCTTGCCGGTTTCGGCGGAGTAGCCCCGACCGGGCGGCGGGGGCCCGGCCGGGTCAGGGGAGCCTACGACGGACGGCAGCCTTCCGAAACGGCCGAACCCCGACCAGCGGACGCCGATCGGGGTTCAGGGTCAGGACCAGTCCCAGATGGCTCCCTGCCGGTGCTGGTCGGTTGGCGGCTCTACCTCGGGCTCGTGTCCGGCGCGGTGCTCGGCCCGTGCGGTCTGGCCGGCAATCCGGGCAGCGAGGCGGTCACGGGCCGACCAGCTGTGGTTGATGAACCAGGCCGGCGGCGAGTCGTACCAGCGGCGGCGTTCGCCCCGAAGCCGGCGCGGAAGGTCTTTGTCGGTGCGAGACATGCTGCTTCCCCCTCGATCAGGGGACCGCGGTGTTGCGGCCCTAATCGGGGTGCAGCGGGTGCAGGCGGATGGTCATCGGCTTGTGCCTCCGTGTCGCAGGGTGCCGGCCTCAACCCGCCAGGACGTGTACGCCTCGTGGCAGGCGGGGCAGCGCACCGCGGACACCAGCGTAAACGGCTGTCGGGTCCGCTCGGTATCACCCGAAACGCTTACGGGTACGCCGGCGCATTCCTGACCGTCGAGCGGCGGCTCCATACCGGCAGGCTACCGCCGTCAATGCGTCCGGGCGGGCTGTTACGGCCGTGTCAGGCCATTACGCCCCAGTTGGCGGCCTTCCAGTCCGGCAACCTGCGCCCGCCGAGGCCGGTCGCCGAGACGAACGTCGAGAGTCGGCAGCCCATGGCGGCGCAGCTCGCGGGGTCGGCGATGCCGCGCCACGGCTCCACCAGCTTGATGCCGGAGTGCGAGGAGTGGCCGATCAGGTCGGTGACCAGGTCGGGCAGGTAGGTGTGCCTCACACGTTCTCCCTGTCACCCTTCGCCGCCAACCACTTTTTCAGCGACGCAATCGCGACCTCACGTGTCGATCCCAAGAAATAGGTCGAACTCGTTTGAGAGATCACGATTGGACCGGTCTCC is a window from the Polymorphospora rubra genome containing:
- a CDS encoding PIN domain-containing protein yields the protein MTDRHNAPVRLILDRTALLAYADGNIHVAEVLHEVVGDRGVRFGVPTVVLAETMAVLDDGHDRSAVRDLVELDACAVLPAAAGEWMELAYWLRRLGRIDTAAAALAALVYAAPILTGDGKAYRDEIPVIDFLA
- a CDS encoding AlbA family DNA-binding domain-containing protein; protein product: MAIRWSAIHEQLGETPRDLDYELLERAVSEGVLEQENLDWKKALPGKDQGQIDEFAKDVAAMANSRGGLIVYGVSEERGKGRADEIVGVDASETQQRRLRSLAFGQVQPMVAGLDVIPLTSADGSTSVLVLSVPQSADAPHVIGRENRIGVPFRSGPETHWMRERELERSYSDRFTRRDVERTQLATLIEEVTDHLDLARSAWIVGAARPRTPLTSILGPLQRDQVTTALEAALHQSIDILPNSLRRYPIIRELGNSVYNPQVGLRRWVVHYIHDAFDVQSALVHVELHHDGSAILAAEVGGWGGPPAISGVHSQVFCAAVESFAADFVALASTYARTLGVTSPLAFRSDIHRAATTTSLIAMGNRSIGGHEIEEVERLKGTRSVARFKPVSGEMSANLAAEGLRDTARSVAVDVLHQFGVARLSLLG